gcattaacactgaactcaTGAGGGATGGCACTCACttgacttcttgggagacaagtgttcaTAAATTCAAAGAACTACCCAGTATATAGAAATAAAGATTAAATATTACTTTCTTTGGGTATAATACTACAGTTTGTGAGAATAGTACAGATTTCAAGTGATATACCTTCGCAGTTCTGGTGTGCATCATACACCTCTCCGAGTTTGTTCCCAAACTTATCCACACACCAGCATCCCCCAATACTTCCATGACATTGAGTTGGTTTGAAATATCCATCATCTGTGCATTGCGGAATATATGCTCCAATCAGATGAGTTGACTGTCCCAACAATAAGTCACATGGCTTGGGTTCACTCTTGTCATTCTTTGctgtgaaaatatataaattaccaAAACCAATTAACATTtactatgtacatacatgtatttacttaaAAATCTATGCTGAcataatttttcatattttgacccCAATTGTGGACCTTATGTCAGTGTATGTATTGTTTCACAGGGAGACATTTCTCTGGAAAATATGGTCATTTTTTCTTCATAATCTTTACGTTCTGAAATCATTTCATAAAACGAATCCCATTTTATTGTACAATGCGCTGAGACGTATAGTGTAGCGCATTTCTTTAAggattaaataataaataaataataatttcatgCAAATGTTTCACAACTACTGTTCTGGCAGTGGTccaatgttgcatcatgggagttagacatacatatgcattagatgaacaatacatattcatgactattgaatatttactagtataaaataatttgcatatatcccTTATGTTGATATTATGGGTTAACGAATCCCACTGAAAAAGCTACACAAGGAGGGgatgggggggggaggggctaAAATGATTCCTAATTACTTTCAAGATAGTTTTCAAAAGAATTAACGACTAATATTTTAAAACCTACGGTATGTTAttgaattatcaaaatatctTTCCATACCTGCTTTTAATTTACAGTTTCAGTTTGTTATTCATGAGAAACATTCATGTTACAGTTAATGgaagacatttaaaaaaaacaacttacaATTCAGACATGTATTATTGCATTCTTTCTCAGTCGCAAATCTGTTGCTATTACCATTACAGCCACCATATATGAACTGTTCACATTCTGCGGTCTGTGTATTGAAGTACCAACTTGGAAAGTATGCTCTACATGGACCAGTTATCTTGGGCAAGGTACAGATGGTGGAACCTAAAAGATATGAAACAATTTTGTACAGATACATATTGACAATTATGgttttttaaagtcttacaaatacaaatacattgtataattaacACTTCACAGGTTGATGGTGATGAAAAATACATGGGCGGGGGTTGGGGTGAAAGATAAATTAGACAGTAATTTGAAGAACCTCTAAGCCATTACTAGCCTTGAATCCATACAGATGGGGGATTTCAAATTTTAGTTTCCTTGTTTCCTCCTCAAATCCCCATTCCGCAAGAATTCCTGGCTATGCCATTACTGACTGTCAAAGAATcttccttgtgtgtgtgtggggggggggggggatttttcTGGTTGAAGGttcattttcaataaaagtttGGTAGCATCTCCTATCACCTAGTCCAAAAACGAATATAACAATAAGGTCATAATCGAGTCACGTCCAGGAATACATGGGGATGGGCCAACCAAGGCCACGCAAGGGACACGTCCCAAGGTAGTCCGACGAGAGTACAGATATCATATACTCAGAGGAGTTATATCGACCAATTATATCTGACTTTGTACTCAATTCAGAGCCTACTCGGACTAAGAAACAATGTATAAGACAGTGGGTGTCCATTGATGGACCACTAACGAGTAAACGCAGTATAACACAATAACATGTACTTTTCGAGTCGACATTCGACCATTTTGTCCGATTTGGCCTCGTACATAGAATTGCTTTAAACGCACCCTGTAAACAAATTATACCTACCTGGAGCAGTTTGTGTTACACCAAACACTCCAAAAAGTACCACTATCATTAATGTGCAATGCAGAAATACGGACATGACGTTATAGTGCCGAAACGAAAACATTTTCACAGCTACGTTGGTGAAGTGCGTAACCATTTGTTTACGCTGACGTCCGCAAagttgggtcaaaggttaatccCACGATGCAATATGATAAGACAGCGCCTCCCTGCGGTCACGATCTTCTGGAGAGTGTCGATAAACGTGACGCatcgagatcaatagttcaaaaTACGATAACTtcgtttatttacaaattttggcaTTTTTGGATTGTTTTTTCATTgcctgaggcctaactaaacgaaattttagatttttacaCTACACTGAACTGTTGATGACGCCCCTAAGCTCACATTTGTGtctaaaattattttgttcataTGTTTACCACATTCTCTATTACCCTTCTTCTTATATCATtagctttgaccttgaccttcagtaTACTTTTTGTAATATAGTTGAAATGAcatgttattattaaaattaagaaGTTGTACAAAATTGCAATTTATAAAGATTTGCTCTATAGTAATTAAAAAAAGGCTTACTCCATGCGTTTTTTTATCATACTATGTATAGTACCGGTGTATCAGTA
Above is a genomic segment from Glandiceps talaboti chromosome 20, keGlaTala1.1, whole genome shotgun sequence containing:
- the LOC144450469 gene encoding carboxypeptidase inhibitor SmCI-like produces the protein MVTHFTNVAVKMFSFRHYNVMSVFLHCTLMIVVLFGVFGVTQTAPGSTICTLPKITGPCRAYFPSWYFNTQTAECEQFIYGGCNGNSNRFATEKECNNTCLNSKNDKSEPKPCDLLLGQSTHLIGAYIPQCTDDGYFKPTQCHGSIGGCWCVDKFGNKLGEVYDAHQNCEELVQKKENGP